The following proteins come from a genomic window of Flavobacterium eburneipallidum:
- a CDS encoding YjjG family noncanonical pyrimidine nucleotidase, translating to MTTNITDVFFDLDHTLWDFDRNSELAFHRIFKSRFPEIDSRDFAEKYIPINQACWKLYQNDAITHLELRYNRLKYSFDALDVAISDEDIHQIANDYIEFLTDNNHLFDGAIEVLEYLKPKYKLHIITNGFAHVQDKKINNAALSGYFNTITNSDLAGVKKPNSGIFDYAINWAQASKENCIMIGDCLDADVNGALNAGLDAIFFNDKKIKAPESIKQINHLLELKKYL from the coding sequence ATGACCACCAATATAACTGACGTTTTTTTCGATTTAGACCACACTCTTTGGGATTTTGATAGAAATTCTGAATTGGCTTTTCATCGAATTTTTAAGAGTAGATTTCCAGAAATTGATAGTCGGGATTTTGCAGAAAAATACATTCCCATCAATCAAGCCTGTTGGAAGTTGTATCAGAACGATGCAATTACGCATCTAGAATTGCGTTACAATAGATTAAAATATTCTTTCGATGCTTTGGATGTTGCCATTTCTGACGAAGATATTCATCAAATTGCCAACGATTATATTGAATTTCTAACCGATAATAACCATCTTTTTGATGGGGCAATAGAAGTTTTAGAGTATTTGAAACCAAAATATAAGTTGCATATTATTACCAATGGTTTTGCCCATGTGCAGGACAAAAAAATAAATAATGCAGCCCTTTCGGGATATTTTAATACAATAACAAATTCAGATTTAGCAGGCGTTAAAAAGCCAAATAGTGGTATCTTTGATTATGCTATTAATTGGGCTCAAGCATCTAAAGAAAATTGTATTATGATTGGTGATTGTCTGGATGCTGATGTTAATGGTGCTTTGAATGCAGGTTTAGATGCTATTTTCTTTAATGACAAAAAAATAAAAGCTCCAGAAAGTATCAAGCAAATAAACCATTTATTAGAACTTAAAAAATATTTATAA
- a CDS encoding DUF1287 domain-containing protein — MKHFYLFLILISFLTTKSKGQIQTTTKPFSAKLSDAAIAIINPNIIYDPSYFSIPYPNGDILKNKGVCTDVIIRAYRKLGIDLQKEVHEDMKSHFSEYPNLKKWGMSKTDSNIDHRRVPNLEVYLKRKGTKLPVSKNANDYKTGEIVTWMINGKLPHIGIITNRKSADGKRNLIVHNVGNGQVLEDCLFSYVIVGHFKYVK; from the coding sequence ATGAAGCACTTTTATTTATTTCTAATCCTAATTTCGTTCCTTACTACTAAATCAAAAGGACAAATACAAACAACAACAAAACCCTTTTCCGCCAAATTATCCGATGCTGCTATTGCCATCATTAACCCTAATATAATATATGACCCATCTTATTTTTCGATACCCTATCCTAACGGAGATATTCTTAAAAACAAAGGCGTTTGCACCGATGTAATTATTAGGGCTTATCGAAAACTTGGAATTGATTTGCAAAAAGAAGTTCACGAAGATATGAAATCACATTTTTCAGAATATCCCAATTTAAAAAAATGGGGTATGAGCAAAACTGATTCGAATATTGACCACAGAAGAGTTCCTAATCTTGAAGTTTACTTAAAAAGAAAAGGAACAAAATTACCTGTTTCAAAAAACGCAAATGATTATAAAACTGGAGAAATCGTTACTTGGATGATTAATGGAAAGCTTCCTCATATCGGCATCATAACTAACCGAAAATCTGCTGATGGCAAGCGAAATCTTATTGTACACAATGTAGGAAACGGACAGGTTTTAGAAGATTGTTTGTTTAGTTATGTAATTGTGGGACATTTTAAATATGTGAAATAA
- the radC gene encoding RadC family protein: protein MEQTNFPITNWSEDDKPREKLMLKGRSALSDAELIAILIGSGNRNESAVDLSKRILASVDNNLNALGKLTIQQLMNFKGIGEAKAISIIAAMELGRRRRAEEAVELKKITSSKMIFELMQPIIGELPHEEFWVLYLNNSNKVLSKSQQGKGGITGTVADTRLVFKVALELGATAIILCHNHPSGNLNPSEPDKKLTQKLKAAGQTLDISVLDHVIITENGYFSFADTDIL from the coding sequence TTGGAACAAACTAATTTTCCCATAACCAATTGGTCAGAAGACGATAAACCTCGTGAAAAGCTGATGCTAAAAGGCAGAAGTGCTTTGAGCGATGCCGAATTAATTGCGATTTTGATTGGTTCTGGAAATAGAAACGAATCGGCGGTAGATTTAAGCAAAAGAATTTTGGCGAGTGTGGACAATAATTTAAATGCCTTAGGAAAATTAACTATTCAGCAATTGATGAATTTCAAAGGAATAGGTGAGGCCAAAGCGATTTCGATTATTGCGGCAATGGAATTGGGAAGGCGAAGACGAGCAGAAGAGGCTGTTGAATTGAAGAAGATAACGTCCAGTAAAATGATTTTCGAATTGATGCAGCCCATTATTGGAGAACTGCCTCATGAAGAATTTTGGGTTTTGTATTTGAATAATTCCAATAAAGTACTTTCGAAATCGCAGCAAGGCAAAGGAGGGATTACAGGAACGGTAGCCGATACTCGATTGGTTTTTAAAGTTGCTTTGGAATTGGGAGCAACAGCAATCATCTTGTGTCACAATCATCCTTCGGGGAATTTGAACCCAAGTGAACCAGACAAAAAATTGACTCAAAAACTCAAAGCTGCTGGACAAACACTAGATATTTCTGTTTTGGATCACGTAATTATTACCGAAAACGGTTATTTTAGTTTTGCGGATACAGATATTTTATAA
- a CDS encoding GNAT family N-acetyltransferase, translating to MSDSIGIIKTTSENKDFIKLYTAFDAYLWDRYPELKTNYWGNNVIEFNSNVVLIYFNKNVAACGCFKEYDKNTIEIKRMFVLPEAREKGIAQKVLYELEFLASQKGYSYSILETLYK from the coding sequence ATGAGTGATAGTATAGGAATTATTAAAACGACTAGCGAGAATAAAGATTTTATAAAATTATATACTGCCTTTGATGCCTATTTATGGGATAGATATCCGGAATTGAAAACCAATTACTGGGGAAATAATGTGATAGAATTTAATTCCAATGTGGTTCTGATTTATTTCAATAAAAATGTTGCTGCCTGTGGTTGTTTCAAGGAATACGATAAAAACACTATAGAAATTAAACGTATGTTTGTTTTGCCAGAAGCTAGAGAGAAGGGGATTGCTCAAAAAGTATTATATGAATTAGAGTTTTTGGCATCTCAAAAAGGATATTCCTATTCCATTTTAGAAACTTTATACAAGTAA